A window of Helicobacter anatolicus contains these coding sequences:
- the trpF gene encoding bifunctional indole-3-glycerol phosphate synthase/phosphoribosylanthranilate isomerase: MIEILKKITTIRKEKIQKLGFNFGHSIPQERIVPLNPPKFANPLLIAEIKRSSPSSGMIDEIKDPISLASYYLDCGANAISILTEEDHFNGSIKDLIRVKNTFKKTTILRKDFLQFPEEIEISYKIGADMVLIIIAMFLEDKKTFEEMLLEIKKYNLTPLFEIHTKEELDFLLPYQPQIIGINMRSLHTFSIHKQQGILLKNQIPEGIKTIFESGIMSNYDGYIIGSSGFDGMLCGSYFVKSKSNTITSLIHSYKKSKNPANRFHKNIFKRLANNKPLIKICGITNLDDALLACKMGANMLGFIISKNSKRYIDITEIKQISRALKTLYPEVLKIGVLLEDTKDFQQAKELCEQNFLDSLQLHAPDNLPYFAKYNLLNANFNFYICINYENLDDYPKNEYLPFILLDSKSKEKGGSGKSIPLEALKELKNTGEALFVAGGIGAHNIQELLNLGVSMLDINSQVEKEIGKKDPQKLQEIFEIINNHYQKL; the protein is encoded by the coding sequence TTGATAGAAATTTTAAAAAAAATCACGACAATAAGAAAAGAAAAAATTCAAAAGTTAGGCTTTAATTTTGGTCATTCTATCCCTCAAGAAAGAATAGTGCCGCTAAATCCCCCTAAATTTGCTAATCCGCTACTAATTGCTGAGATTAAACGCTCCTCTCCCTCAAGCGGAATGATTGATGAAATCAAAGATCCCATCTCCCTTGCTTCATACTATCTAGATTGTGGAGCAAATGCTATTTCTATCCTCACAGAAGAAGATCATTTTAATGGTAGTATCAAGGATTTAATACGAGTAAAAAATACTTTTAAAAAAACTACAATTTTACGCAAAGATTTTCTTCAATTTCCTGAAGAAATCGAGATAAGCTATAAAATAGGTGCAGATATGGTGCTTATTATTATTGCAATGTTTTTAGAAGATAAAAAAACTTTTGAAGAGATGTTATTAGAGATAAAAAAATACAACCTTACCCCACTTTTTGAAATCCACACAAAAGAGGAATTAGATTTTTTACTCCCCTACCAACCGCAAATTATTGGAATTAATATGCGTTCTTTGCATACCTTTTCTATCCACAAACAACAAGGAATTTTATTAAAAAATCAGATTCCAGAGGGAATAAAAACAATTTTTGAATCCGGTATTATGAGTAATTATGATGGCTATATAATTGGAAGTAGTGGCTTTGATGGAATGCTTTGTGGTAGTTATTTTGTAAAAAGTAAAAGCAATACCATTACAAGTCTTATCCACTCATACAAAAAATCCAAAAATCCTGCAAATAGATTCCACAAAAATATCTTCAAACGACTTGCAAACAACAAACCTTTAATAAAAATCTGCGGAATCACAAATCTTGATGATGCTTTACTTGCCTGCAAAATGGGGGCAAATATGCTTGGATTTATTATTTCTAAAAATAGTAAAAGATATATTGATATTACAGAAATCAAACAAATTTCACGTGCCTTAAAAACACTTTATCCTGAAGTTTTAAAAATTGGTGTTTTATTAGAAGATACAAAAGATTTCCAACAAGCAAAAGAATTATGTGAACAAAATTTTCTTGATTCTTTACAACTCCACGCGCCAGACAATCTCCCTTATTTTGCAAAATACAATCTTTTAAATGCAAATTTTAATTTTTACATCTGTATAAATTATGAAAATCTTGATGACTATCCTAAAAACGAATATCTACCTTTCATACTTCTAGATTCTAAAAGTAAAGAAAAAGGAGGGAGTGGCAAAAGCATACCACTAGAAGCACTCAAAGAATTAAAAAATACAGGTGAAGCATTATTTGTAGCAGGAGGAATTGGGGCACACAACATACAAGAGCTTTTAAACCTCGGTGTAAGCATGCTAGATATTAATTCGCAAGTTGAAAAAGAAATTGGCAAAAAAGATCCTCAAAAACTTCAAGAAATTTTTGAAATTATCAATAATCACTATCAAAAACTTTAA
- the fliQ gene encoding flagellar biosynthesis protein FliQ, whose translation MESQLMGLAIETYKITLMISLPVLLVGLIVGLLVSIFQATTQINEMTLSFVPKILAVIGVIIFTMPWMLNMLIDYTTRLINLIPNFIG comes from the coding sequence ATGGAATCACAACTAATGGGGCTTGCTATTGAGACTTATAAAATTACTTTAATGATTTCTTTGCCGGTTTTGTTGGTAGGGCTTATTGTAGGGCTTTTGGTAAGTATTTTTCAAGCAACAACACAGATTAATGAAATGACCTTGTCATTTGTGCCAAAAATTTTAGCAGTTATTGGTGTGATTATTTTTACGATGCCTTGGATGTTAAATATGTTGATTGATTATACAACGCGTCTGATAAATTTGATTCCAAATTTTATTGGATAA
- a CDS encoding UDP-N-acetylmuramate dehydrogenase — MMIKIIDFSKYLSIKIGAALPVKVIDSFTYDRELKILGFGFNLLIAPSAKNLAILGDNFDYIRDLGDYIEVGGSTSSAKIFRYFWQNNLTGLEFLRALPGSLGGLVKMNAGMKEYEMKGILDSVCVDGVWRDAKTLGIAYRKTEIDGVIFAARFKKILGFQEGLLEKFSNMRKTHPKFPSCGSCFKNPEGDFAGRLLEAVGMKGYFINGVGFSEQHANFLVNKNRGVADFASAMQVIELAEKKVSDIFGIKLQKEVIIIE; from the coding sequence ATAATGATAAAGATTATTGATTTTTCAAAGTATTTAAGTATCAAGATAGGTGCAGCATTACCTGTAAAAGTGATTGATAGTTTTACATATGACAGAGAGTTGAAAATTCTTGGCTTTGGTTTTAATCTTCTTATTGCTCCTAGTGCAAAAAATCTAGCAATTTTGGGGGATAATTTTGATTATATTCGAGATTTGGGAGATTATATTGAAGTTGGAGGTAGTACAAGTAGTGCAAAAATTTTTAGATATTTTTGGCAAAACAATTTAACAGGATTGGAATTTTTGCGTGCTCTTCCAGGAAGCTTAGGAGGGCTTGTAAAAATGAATGCTGGGATGAAAGAATATGAAATGAAGGGGATTTTAGATTCTGTGTGTGTGGATGGGGTTTGGAGAGATGCAAAAACTTTGGGGATTGCTTATCGTAAGACAGAGATTGATGGAGTGATTTTTGCTGCACGTTTTAAAAAGATTTTAGGTTTTCAAGAAGGATTGTTAGAAAAATTTTCTAATATGCGAAAAACACATCCAAAATTTCCTAGTTGTGGGAGTTGTTTTAAGAATCCTGAGGGAGATTTTGCGGGGCGTTTACTTGAGGCTGTTGGAATGAAGGGATATTTTATTAATGGTGTGGGATTTTCTGAACAACATGCAAATTTTTTGGTAAATAAAAATCGTGGAGTAGCCGATTTTGCTTCTGCAATGCAAGTTATAGAATTGGCAGAGAAAAAAGTTTCTGATATTTTTGGAATAAAACTACAAAAAGAGGTTATAATCATAGAGTAA
- the traF gene encoding conjugal transfer protein TraF, with protein MRIFNSKTLLFSGVLLSLSQVQALEFGGMGNISASMGGAGVALKNSQWGLYYNPALLGTTKKYRFAYSFGATIRDHNLLKLANVDIKNLQSLPSQISGIFSTTQKAVSRGVSSASGTTLLGASTLAANDSLELPDGYFGEVIKNLLGNGSGGNGTFTEGDLAKFLGSVAGNSMGNENDLDKAVENFKKVAQENPEKILGDIQDKLLQASASAGGNALLDSIIKNLDSDSVSGLADLLKDASKGDIDVSKVVGALNGVEISQNGDASLSKAIKDIQTIENTLKSNNFSLSSQNGLVFQTKPNDDVGGFGIGIFGSAFASGSASFDSTHNRLIIDAGGQYVELGISGDKITLDLVGSSAKASGTSSGNGKDIYDSSSVFSDSAKHNISLSGLIVGEVPVGYGHSINIGAGEISVGMTLKYLYGVGYHVSKTGNFNTLSGISLGNAPTMSHNFGIDIGALYSIKGFSVGFVAKNINEPALKLSETEKIYLNPQLRAGIAYQAGFFSLAFDADLLPNHTLSYVAPKNQMVGGGMMFDFKYVDVRVGTMYDLRNPFNEGVIFTGGINLFGFLDIAVQSNTHLTQIRGMNIPSYFSLKVGGGFSW; from the coding sequence ATGCGAATATTTAATTCAAAAACACTTTTGTTTTCCGGAGTTTTGTTAAGCCTTTCTCAAGTTCAAGCATTAGAGTTTGGTGGCATGGGGAATATTTCAGCAAGTATGGGTGGCGCTGGAGTAGCTTTAAAAAACTCTCAATGGGGGCTTTATTACAATCCTGCTTTACTTGGCACAACAAAAAAATATCGCTTTGCTTATAGTTTTGGTGCTACAATTAGAGATCATAATCTTTTGAAACTTGCAAATGTAGATATTAAAAACTTGCAAAGTTTGCCAAGTCAAATTAGTGGTATTTTTAGTACAACGCAAAAAGCAGTATCTCGTGGCGTTTCTAGTGCTTCTGGCACTACGCTTTTGGGTGCAAGTACCTTAGCGGCAAATGATTCTTTGGAGTTACCAGATGGTTATTTTGGTGAGGTGATTAAAAATCTCTTGGGTAATGGAAGTGGTGGCAATGGAACATTTACAGAGGGGGATTTGGCAAAATTTTTAGGTAGTGTTGCTGGTAATAGTATGGGTAATGAAAATGATTTAGATAAGGCAGTTGAAAATTTCAAAAAAGTAGCACAGGAAAACCCAGAGAAGATATTAGGAGACATTCAAGATAAGCTTTTGCAAGCTAGTGCAAGTGCTGGAGGAAATGCCTTATTAGATAGCATTATTAAAAATTTAGATAGTGATAGTGTTAGCGGACTTGCAGATTTATTGAAAGACGCAAGTAAGGGTGATATTGATGTCTCTAAGGTTGTAGGCGCATTAAATGGTGTTGAGATTTCTCAAAATGGTGATGCATCATTATCTAAGGCAATTAAGGATATACAGACTATTGAAAACACTTTAAAAAGTAATAATTTTTCACTTTCATCACAAAATGGTTTGGTTTTTCAAACTAAGCCTAATGATGATGTAGGAGGGTTTGGAATCGGGATTTTTGGAAGTGCTTTTGCGAGTGGATCGGCAAGCTTTGATTCTACACATAATCGTTTGATTATTGATGCAGGTGGTCAATATGTTGAACTTGGGATTAGTGGAGATAAGATCACGCTAGATTTGGTTGGCAGTAGTGCAAAAGCGAGCGGCACTAGCAGTGGGAATGGAAAAGATATTTATGATAGCAGCTCTGTGTTTAGCGATAGTGCAAAGCATAATATCTCACTTAGCGGGTTGATTGTTGGTGAGGTGCCTGTGGGCTATGGGCATAGTATTAATATTGGTGCTGGAGAAATTAGTGTTGGTATGACCTTAAAATATTTATATGGTGTGGGTTATCATGTATCTAAAACAGGAAATTTTAATACACTTTCTGGTATTTCTCTTGGAAATGCACCGACAATGTCGCATAATTTTGGGATTGATATTGGAGCTTTATATAGTATTAAGGGATTTAGCGTTGGTTTTGTGGCAAAAAATATTAATGAGCCTGCTTTAAAGCTTAGCGAAACAGAAAAAATCTATCTTAATCCTCAATTAAGAGCAGGGATTGCATATCAGGCTGGATTTTTTAGTCTTGCATTTGATGCGGATTTATTGCCAAATCATACACTTTCTTATGTTGCACCAAAGAATCAAATGGTTGGCGGTGGAATGATGTTTGATTTTAAATATGTTGATGTTAGAGTGGGGACGATGTATGATTTGCGAAATCCATTTAATGAAGGTGTAATATTTACAGGTGGTATCAATCTTTTTGGATTCTTGGATATTGCAGTGCAGAGCAATACACATTTAACACAAATTAGAGGAATGAATATTCCTAGTTATTTTAGCCTAAAAGTTGGCGGTGGATTTAGTTGGTAA
- a CDS encoding tautomerase family protein, whose translation MPYIDVKVAGKLSIEQKREIAKDISESLERVAKKPKESVYISFTEFDRENFAKGENILSDLDKLQNKK comes from the coding sequence ATGCCCTATATAGATGTAAAAGTAGCAGGAAAACTTAGTATTGAACAAAAGCGAGAAATTGCCAAAGACATTTCAGAATCTTTGGAGCGTGTAGCTAAGAAGCCAAAAGAAAGTGTTTATATTTCTTTTACAGAATTTGATCGAGAAAATTTTGCAAAAGGTGAGAATATTTTAAGCGATCTTGATAAATTGCAAAATAAAAAATAA
- a CDS encoding proline dehydrogenase family protein, which yields MIQKALALAEELQEKIQNNISTNEKKFHAKMQKLLNNPKNKVMLIELLDRSFRCRDKHASFELIEHTLNKYGIADFFSTFEKFLLFTFLNFGKFAPNLSVPFFIKHLREDTKAMVLDANHDALEPHMRKRKEEDNITLNVNLIGEEVLGEIESRQRIQKYEEALRSRYITYISIKITTIFSQINIIDFEYSKDEIVKRLDYLYQIALEEEKKQGVSKFINLDMEEFRDLELTVEAFMESVAKYNIKAGIVLQAYIPDSYEYLKKLFAFSKQRVLNGMKPIKIRFVKGANMESEETIASQRGWDLPTFYQKIDTDSNYKKMLAFVLDGDNHKYINIGIASHNLFEIAYAYTLISQAGALSSFTFEMLEGMSLQCSYELSKMHDLILYAPVCDEEHFNNAIAYLVRRLDENTSKDNFMRYFFNLKINDSNWQAQKELFIKSLEGVKTLDNSTHRTQDRTKEQKIFNENKVFKNEADTDFILKANREWAKNIRSKYENLENYDVVPVIGDIKLKQDSLNFIEVKDKIKHRIIGKAYLAGENEIKKALDVAKNSNFKNKSFDEINTILSKAANLMRERRGDLIGLAALEVGKTFLEIDAEVSEAIDFTEFYPHSLRVLREQNKNTKFSPKGIGVTIAPWNFPVGISVGTIAAPLAAGNVVIYKPSSLSTLTGYMLCKCFWDAGIPQDALIFLPAKGSDISKHLLIDKEVKFSIFTGGEDTAYAMLKSNPTLLLSAETGGKNATIVSKFADRDSAIKNIIHSAFSNSGQKCSATSLLVLEKEVYEDEEFKKTLVDAANSLAVGNPFEFKNKLGALADKPSAKVQKALNELAPYEEWALKPKFLDDNPYLMTPGIKYGTKKGDFTHTNELFVPILTVMKAEDLKEAIEIVNSTGYGLTAGFESLDEREWEYFHTYIQAGNIYINKPTTGAIVLRQPFGGIKKSAIGNGRKVGIYNYITQFLNIEQSECDQNLSECSFSKKLETININKEAITQAIKMVKSYAYHYNHEFSKAKDYVNIRGEDNLFSYTPIKNMVFRLCKNDNLEDILGIILGANIVNVELHVSYEQYENINILEEIVQKIDAKVLFLRENQEEFIGKIKDYERIRYLAKADSNDAIYKEAANHAKIILRDKPLLNGRFELLNYFNEKSLSISFHRYGNLGIRGLKQ from the coding sequence ATGATACAAAAAGCTTTAGCTTTAGCTGAAGAATTGCAAGAGAAAATACAAAATAATATTTCTACTAACGAGAAAAAATTTCATGCTAAAATGCAGAAATTATTAAATAATCCTAAAAATAAAGTGATGCTGATAGAACTTCTAGATCGATCTTTTAGATGTAGAGATAAACACGCTAGTTTTGAGCTTATCGAGCATACTTTAAATAAATATGGCATAGCAGATTTTTTTAGCACATTTGAAAAATTTTTACTTTTTACTTTTTTAAATTTTGGTAAATTTGCTCCAAATTTAAGTGTTCCTTTTTTTATAAAACATTTAAGAGAAGATACTAAAGCAATGGTTTTAGATGCTAATCATGATGCTTTAGAGCCTCATATGCGCAAAAGAAAAGAAGAAGACAATATTACTTTAAATGTAAATTTGATCGGTGAAGAGGTTTTAGGAGAAATAGAGAGTAGACAGCGTATTCAAAAATATGAAGAGGCTTTAAGATCTAGATATATCACTTATATTTCGATTAAGATTACTACTATTTTTTCACAGATTAATATTATTGATTTTGAATATTCTAAAGATGAAATAGTTAAAAGGCTTGATTATCTCTATCAAATTGCCTTAGAAGAAGAAAAAAAACAAGGTGTATCTAAATTTATCAATCTTGATATGGAAGAATTTAGAGATTTGGAATTAACTGTTGAAGCTTTCATGGAAAGCGTGGCAAAATACAATATCAAAGCAGGTATTGTTTTGCAAGCTTACATACCTGATTCTTATGAATATTTGAAAAAACTTTTTGCTTTTTCAAAACAAAGGGTTTTAAATGGCATGAAGCCTATAAAAATTCGTTTTGTAAAAGGTGCAAATATGGAAAGCGAAGAAACCATAGCTTCGCAAAGAGGTTGGGATTTACCAACTTTTTATCAAAAAATTGATACTGATAGTAATTATAAAAAAATGCTTGCTTTTGTGTTAGATGGTGATAATCACAAGTATATTAATATTGGAATTGCAAGTCATAATTTGTTTGAAATTGCTTATGCTTATACTTTGATTTCACAAGCAGGTGCTTTATCATCATTTACTTTTGAAATGCTTGAAGGTATGAGTTTGCAATGTTCTTATGAGCTTTCTAAAATGCATGATCTTATACTTTATGCACCAGTGTGTGATGAAGAGCATTTTAACAATGCAATTGCGTATTTGGTAAGAAGACTTGATGAAAATACGAGTAAAGATAATTTTATGAGATATTTTTTTAATCTTAAGATTAATGATTCTAATTGGCAAGCTCAAAAAGAATTGTTTATTAAATCTTTAGAGGGAGTAAAAACGCTTGATAATTCTACTCATAGAACGCAAGATAGAACTAAAGAGCAAAAAATCTTTAATGAGAATAAGGTGTTTAAAAATGAAGCTGATACTGATTTTATTCTCAAGGCAAACAGAGAGTGGGCAAAAAATATTAGATCTAAATATGAAAATTTGGAGAATTATGATGTAGTACCAGTAATTGGGGATATAAAACTCAAACAAGATAGTTTAAATTTTATAGAAGTTAAAGACAAAATTAAACATAGGATAATAGGAAAAGCTTATTTGGCAGGAGAAAATGAGATTAAAAAAGCTCTTGATGTAGCAAAAAATTCTAATTTTAAAAATAAGAGTTTTGATGAAATCAATACAATTTTATCAAAAGCTGCTAATTTAATGAGAGAGCGTCGTGGAGATTTGATAGGTTTGGCTGCTTTAGAGGTAGGTAAAACATTTTTAGAGATTGATGCTGAAGTGAGTGAAGCAATCGACTTTACTGAATTCTATCCACATTCTTTAAGGGTTTTGAGAGAGCAAAATAAAAATACTAAATTTAGTCCTAAGGGTATTGGTGTAACAATAGCTCCTTGGAATTTTCCAGTGGGGATTTCAGTTGGAACCATAGCAGCACCATTGGCTGCGGGAAATGTAGTGATTTATAAACCTTCTTCACTTTCAACTTTGACAGGTTATATGCTTTGTAAATGTTTTTGGGATGCAGGTATTCCTCAAGATGCTTTAATTTTTTTACCCGCAAAAGGAAGTGATATTTCTAAACATTTACTTATTGATAAAGAGGTTAAATTTTCTATTTTTACAGGTGGTGAAGACACGGCTTATGCTATGTTAAAATCTAATCCTACTTTACTTTTGAGTGCTGAAACAGGTGGAAAGAATGCTACTATTGTTTCTAAATTTGCAGATCGTGATAGTGCGATTAAAAATATTATTCATTCTGCATTTAGTAACAGCGGTCAAAAATGTTCCGCTACTTCTTTGCTTGTGTTAGAAAAAGAAGTTTATGAAGACGAAGAATTCAAAAAAACTTTAGTAGATGCGGCTAATTCTTTAGCAGTAGGTAATCCTTTTGAATTTAAAAATAAATTAGGTGCTTTAGCAGACAAGCCGAGTGCTAAAGTGCAAAAAGCTTTAAATGAGTTGGCTCCTTATGAAGAATGGGCATTAAAACCTAAGTTTTTAGATGATAATCCTTATTTAATGACACCAGGAATAAAATATGGTACCAAAAAGGGTGATTTTACACATACCAATGAACTCTTTGTTCCAATTTTAACCGTAATGAAAGCTGAAGATTTAAAGGAAGCTATTGAAATTGTAAACTCTACGGGCTATGGATTAACAGCGGGATTTGAAAGTTTAGATGAAAGAGAATGGGAATATTTTCACACATATATACAAGCAGGAAATATTTATATTAACAAGCCAACAACAGGTGCTATTGTTCTTCGCCAACCTTTTGGCGGGATTAAAAAGTCAGCTATTGGAAATGGTAGAAAGGTTGGAATCTATAATTATATTACACAATTTTTGAATATTGAACAAAGTGAGTGTGATCAAAATTTAAGCGAGTGTAGTTTTTCCAAAAAGCTAGAAACAATCAATATAAACAAAGAAGCAATTACACAAGCTATTAAGATGGTAAAATCTTATGCCTATCACTATAATCATGAGTTTAGCAAGGCCAAAGATTATGTAAATATCCGAGGAGAGGATAATTTGTTTTCTTATACACCTATAAAAAATATGGTGTTTAGACTTTGTAAAAATGATAATTTAGAAGATATTTTGGGAATAATTTTAGGAGCAAATATTGTTAATGTTGAATTACATGTTAGTTATGAGCAATATGAAAATATCAATATTTTAGAAGAAATTGTTCAAAAAATTGATGCAAAAGTCTTGTTTTTACGAGAAAATCAAGAAGAGTTTATAGGAAAAATAAAAGATTATGAAAGAATCCGCTATCTTGCAAAGGCTGATTCAAATGATGCAATTTATAAAGAAGCGGCAAATCATGCCAAAATTATTTTAAGGGATAAGCCATTGTTAAATGGTCGTTTTGAGCTTTTAAATTATTTTAATGAAAAGTCTTTGAGTATATCTTTTCATCGTTATGGAAATTTAGGGATCAGAGGCTTGAAGCAATAA
- the putP gene encoding sodium/proline symporter PutP, whose product MEVVHINTPIAVMFIAYAILMLYIGFYFYRQNKNTEDYFLGGRSMGPMISALSAGASDMSGWLLMGLPGALYVSGFVDSYIAIGLTIGASLNWIFVAKRLRIYTSVIANSLTIPDYFETRFDDDKHILRIVCAVVILIFFTFYVSSGLVSGAKLFESTFGIAYEYALTTGTIIIVAYTFLGGYKAVCWTDMIQGFLMMLALVAVPLVMLSHLGGFNEAMNILRKVKPQALSMGEGISMISVVSALAWGLGYFGQPHILVRFMSIRSTKDIPTATFIGITWMSICLLSACFIGILGIAYVDKFELSLQDPEKIFIVMSQLLFNPWITGILLSAILAAIMSTASSQLLVSSSTIAEDFYKKIFREDAPAKVVLNLGKVGVLLVAVIAFLISTDKHSSVLSIVSYAWAGFGASFGSVMLFSLFWSKMTRVGAILGMITGAAVVVLWKNFVNSDLYEIIPGFLAASVVIIIASLLTNVRPGTQAAYERMLKEL is encoded by the coding sequence ATGGAAGTGGTTCATATTAATACCCCAATAGCGGTAATGTTTATAGCTTATGCTATTTTGATGCTTTATATAGGTTTTTATTTTTATAGACAAAATAAAAATACAGAAGATTATTTTTTAGGTGGCCGTTCTATGGGGCCTATGATTTCTGCACTTAGCGCAGGTGCTTCTGATATGAGTGGTTGGCTTTTAATGGGTTTGCCAGGAGCATTATATGTGAGTGGCTTTGTAGATTCTTATATTGCAATTGGATTGACTATAGGAGCGAGTTTGAATTGGATTTTTGTAGCAAAAAGATTGAGAATTTATACAAGCGTAATTGCTAACTCTTTGACAATTCCTGATTATTTTGAAACAAGATTTGATGATGATAAACATATACTTCGGATAGTATGCGCTGTAGTAATTTTGATATTTTTTACATTTTATGTTTCATCAGGACTTGTAAGTGGAGCAAAGCTTTTTGAAAGTACTTTTGGGATTGCTTATGAGTATGCATTAACAACAGGAACGATTATTATTGTTGCATATACTTTTTTGGGTGGATATAAGGCAGTTTGTTGGACAGATATGATACAAGGGTTTTTGATGATGTTAGCTTTAGTTGCTGTACCTTTGGTTATGCTATCTCATTTGGGTGGTTTTAATGAAGCAATGAATATTTTAAGGAAAGTTAAGCCACAAGCCTTGTCTATGGGAGAGGGTATAAGTATGATTAGTGTTGTTTCAGCATTAGCTTGGGGATTAGGATATTTTGGGCAACCACACATTTTAGTGCGTTTTATGTCTATTCGTTCTACTAAAGATATTCCTACAGCCACTTTTATAGGTATTACTTGGATGTCAATTTGTCTTTTAAGTGCTTGTTTTATAGGTATTTTAGGCATTGCTTATGTTGATAAATTTGAATTAAGTTTGCAAGATCCTGAAAAAATTTTTATCGTAATGTCGCAACTTTTGTTTAATCCTTGGATTACAGGTATTTTACTCTCAGCAATTCTGGCGGCAATTATGAGTACAGCAAGCTCTCAACTTCTTGTTTCAAGCTCTACGATTGCAGAAGATTTTTATAAAAAAATCTTTAGAGAAGATGCACCCGCTAAAGTAGTTTTAAATTTAGGAAAAGTTGGTGTTTTGCTTGTCGCTGTGATAGCATTTTTAATTTCTACAGATAAACATTCTAGTGTTTTAAGTATAGTTTCTTATGCATGGGCAGGATTTGGAGCAAGTTTTGGTTCTGTAATGCTTTTTTCTTTATTTTGGAGCAAAATGACAAGAGTAGGAGCAATTTTAGGCATGATAACAGGAGCCGCTGTTGTTGTATTGTGGAAAAATTTTGTTAATTCAGATCTTTATGAGATTATTCCAGGATTTTTAGCAGCCTCAGTTGTTATTATTATTGCAAGTTTGCTTACCAATGTAAGACCAGGAACTCAAGCTGCTTATGAAAGGATGTTAAAAGAGCTTTGA
- the purB gene encoding adenylosuccinate lyase encodes MVERYAREEMKKLWDMQAKYNAWLEVEKAVVKAWNKLGFIPDEDCQKIIQNAKFNIDRIDEIEKITKHDLIAFTTSVAESLGEESRFVHYGITSSDCIDTAVALQMRDSLKIIIKDIEKLLCVLKDKSYQYKDTLMVGRSHGIHGEPITFGLVIAIWYDEIKRHLESLLHTLPIIATGAISGAMGNMAHTPIELEELVCEELNLNSAKISNQVIQRDSYARLMSDFALLASSCEKIAVAIRHFQRTEVYEAEEFFSKGQKGSSAMPHKRNPILSENITGLCRMIRAYAIPAMENVALWHERDISHSSVERFILPDSFITTDFMLNRLKDLIQNLVVYPENMLKNLNLTGGLVFSQRILLELPKQGVSREDSYKIVQRNAMKVWQDLQQGKSSLNEKGESLYLQYLLQDEELVKLIGVDAIKNCFDYSYYTKNVDKIFARVFA; translated from the coding sequence ATGGTAGAAAGATACGCAAGAGAAGAGATGAAAAAGCTTTGGGATATGCAAGCAAAATATAATGCTTGGCTAGAAGTAGAAAAAGCTGTCGTAAAAGCATGGAATAAATTAGGATTTATCCCTGATGAAGATTGCCAAAAAATTATTCAAAATGCAAAATTCAACATAGATAGAATCGATGAAATTGAAAAAATCACAAAACATGATCTTATAGCATTCACCACTTCTGTCGCAGAATCCCTAGGTGAAGAATCTCGCTTTGTACATTATGGTATTACCTCTAGTGATTGTATCGACACTGCCGTGGCTTTGCAAATGCGTGATAGTTTAAAAATTATTATCAAGGATATAGAAAAACTACTTTGCGTATTAAAAGATAAATCCTATCAATATAAAGACACTTTAATGGTGGGTCGTAGCCATGGGATTCATGGAGAACCTATCACTTTTGGCCTTGTAATTGCAATTTGGTATGATGAAATCAAACGCCATTTAGAATCTTTATTGCACACCCTCCCAATTATTGCCACAGGTGCCATTAGTGGAGCTATGGGAAATATGGCACACACTCCTATCGAACTTGAAGAATTAGTCTGTGAAGAACTTAATCTTAATTCTGCGAAAATTTCCAATCAAGTAATCCAACGCGATAGTTATGCGCGTTTGATGAGTGATTTTGCATTACTTGCAAGTAGTTGCGAAAAAATTGCTGTTGCTATACGCCATTTCCAACGCACAGAAGTTTATGAAGCAGAAGAATTTTTTAGCAAAGGACAAAAAGGAAGTTCTGCTATGCCTCACAAAAGAAATCCCATTTTAAGTGAAAATATCACTGGACTTTGCCGTATGATACGAGCTTATGCAATTCCTGCTATGGAAAATGTCGCTCTTTGGCATGAAAGAGATATTAGCCACTCAAGCGTAGAAAGATTTATCTTGCCAGATAGCTTCATTACTACAGATTTCATGCTTAATCGTCTTAAAGACTTAATACAAAATCTCGTAGTCTATCCAGAAAATATGCTAAAAAACCTTAATTTAACTGGTGGATTAGTTTTTTCTCAAAGAATACTTTTAGAGCTCCCTAAACAAGGCGTTAGCAGAGAAGATAGCTACAAAATTGTTCAACGCAATGCAATGAAAGTATGGCAAGATCTTCAACAAGGCAAAAGCAGTCTCAATGAAAAAGGCGAAAGCTTATATTTGCAATATCTCCTACAAGATGAAGAATTAGTAAAACTCATCGGCGTTGATGCAATTAAAAATTGTTTTGATTATAGCTACTACACCAAAAATGTAGATAAAATCTTTGCAAGAGTATTTGCATAA